Proteins co-encoded in one Acidobacteriota bacterium genomic window:
- the nadA gene encoding quinolinate synthase NadA, with protein sequence MSAVLEQTRVIEDYLVMPDAEVAERIEEARRELGPRVVILGHHYQRDDVIKHADLTGDSYQLSVMASQTEAEYIVFCGVHFMAESADILGKDHQRVILPDLGAGCSMADMASIDQVEDAWEQLREIGVLKNKVAPITYMNSTAQIKAFCGRNEGVVCTSSNAIPLFDIYLKEFDKMFFFPDQHLGRNTGSKFGILLDKMVLWNPHEELGGNTEEQLHEAKLILWRGHCSVHGRFKAWHVDKIREDHPGMQVIVHPECPKEVVDLADLDGSTSFIIKTVENSPVGSKWAIGTEVNLVNRLQARFPDKEIRLLAHDLCMCATMYRIAPQNLAWAMENLVDGNVVNEIVVDDKTKHFANVALKRMIDFTETGQNRER encoded by the coding sequence ATGTCAGCCGTTCTCGAACAAACCCGTGTCATCGAAGATTACCTGGTCATGCCCGACGCTGAGGTCGCTGAGCGGATCGAAGAAGCACGCCGCGAACTCGGGCCGCGTGTCGTCATTCTCGGCCACCATTATCAGCGCGACGATGTGATAAAACACGCTGATCTGACGGGTGATTCGTACCAGCTGTCAGTGATGGCTTCGCAGACCGAGGCGGAATATATCGTCTTTTGCGGCGTCCATTTCATGGCGGAGTCTGCCGATATTCTCGGCAAAGACCACCAGCGTGTCATCCTGCCCGACCTCGGAGCCGGATGCTCGATGGCAGATATGGCCTCGATCGATCAGGTCGAGGATGCGTGGGAACAGCTTCGCGAGATCGGCGTGCTTAAAAACAAGGTCGCGCCGATCACCTACATGAATTCGACCGCACAGATCAAGGCCTTCTGCGGCCGCAACGAAGGCGTCGTTTGCACATCGTCGAATGCGATACCGCTCTTCGATATCTATCTGAAGGAATTCGACAAAATGTTCTTCTTTCCCGATCAGCATCTGGGTAGGAACACCGGTTCGAAATTCGGCATTCTGCTCGACAAAATGGTGCTGTGGAATCCGCACGAGGAACTCGGCGGCAATACCGAAGAGCAACTTCACGAGGCGAAACTCATCCTCTGGCGTGGCCATTGCTCAGTCCACGGCCGATTCAAAGCCTGGCACGTCGACAAGATCCGCGAAGACCATCCCGGAATGCAGGTCATCGTTCATCCCGAATGCCCTAAAGAGGTGGTCGATCTCGCCGATCTTGATGGCTCGACCTCATTCATCATCAAAACGGTCGAAAACTCGCCCGTCGGTTCAAAATGGGCGATCGGCACTGAGGTAAATCTCGTCAACCGCCTGCAGGCACGCTTCCCCGACAAGGAGATCCGCCTGCTCGCCCACGACCTCTGCATGTGCGCGACCATGTACCGCATCGCCCCGCAAAACCTCGCCTGGGCAATGGAAAATCTGGTCGACGGCAATGTCGTCAATGAGATCGTCGTCGATGACAAAACCAAGCATTTTGCAAATGTGGCGTTGAAGCGAATGATCGATTTTACCGAGACCGGTCAGAACCGGGAGCGATAA
- a CDS encoding inorganic phosphate transporter: MEPVTALVIFIIAVALIFDYTNGMHDAANSIATVVSTRVLSPGVAVMWAAFFNFIAFAVFGTGVAKMIGGGLVDLKPIASDQHLLVLLAGLVGVIAWNLITWYLGLPTSSSHALIGGYAGAAVAAAWGFGVIIPAGWYLTLSFIIGAPLIGMTLGFVLMTSVYWLFRKMPVSRVDKGFRVGQLLSAAAYSLGHGGNDAQKTMGIITAVLVAGNILQPAIIPCKDLAATAPCTGLPDIPLWVVLAAHGAIGLGTLTGGWRIVKTMGSKIAKLQPVGGFCAETAGAVTLAFATHFGIPVSTTHTITGAIVGVGSAKRFSAVKWGVAGRIVWAWVLTIPMAGIIAAISYGIIHLIDKAVTGR; the protein is encoded by the coding sequence ATGGAACCCGTTACAGCTCTGGTCATATTCATTATCGCCGTCGCATTGATATTCGATTACACGAATGGCATGCACGATGCGGCGAACTCTATAGCTACCGTCGTTTCTACGCGCGTCCTTTCGCCCGGCGTTGCTGTGATGTGGGCGGCGTTCTTCAATTTCATCGCCTTTGCTGTTTTTGGCACCGGCGTTGCAAAAATGATCGGCGGCGGCCTCGTCGACCTCAAACCCATCGCGTCAGACCAGCATTTGCTTGTGCTGCTCGCCGGGTTGGTCGGTGTTATTGCCTGGAACCTTATCACCTGGTATCTCGGCCTGCCGACATCGAGTTCGCACGCGTTGATCGGCGGTTATGCAGGTGCCGCAGTTGCCGCAGCATGGGGATTTGGCGTTATCATTCCGGCAGGTTGGTATCTCACTCTCAGCTTCATCATCGGGGCACCGCTGATCGGTATGACGCTCGGCTTCGTGCTGATGACGTCGGTTTACTGGCTGTTCCGTAAAATGCCGGTTTCGAGGGTCGATAAAGGCTTTCGCGTCGGCCAGCTACTTTCCGCAGCCGCGTATTCGCTCGGCCACGGCGGTAACGATGCTCAGAAGACAATGGGCATCATCACAGCGGTGCTCGTAGCAGGTAACATTCTTCAGCCGGCCATCATTCCTTGTAAAGATCTCGCGGCTACCGCACCTTGTACCGGGCTTCCTGATATCCCGCTTTGGGTCGTGCTCGCAGCACACGGAGCGATCGGCCTCGGCACACTGACCGGCGGCTGGCGTATCGTCAAGACCATGGGATCGAAGATCGCAAAGCTCCAACCCGTCGGCGGATTCTGCGCTGAGACGGCAGGCGCGGTCACACTCGCCTTTGCAACCCATTTCGGTATTCCTGTCTCGACCACGCACACGATCACCGGAGCCATCGTCGGCGTCGGCTCAGCCAAACGCTTCTCCGCCGTAAAATGGGGCGTCGCGGGCCGCATCGTTTGGGCCTGGGTTCTCACCATTCCGATGGCGGGTATCATCGCAGCGATATCTTATGGGATAATTCATTTGATCGATAAAGCTGTAACGGGCCGCTAA
- a CDS encoding DUF47 domain-containing protein: MTEKIQEAAAVLVELMSGQYENFDVLSKKIKNIEHECDELNHSITTKLNKSFITPFDREDIYTLSVALDDVCDYIDAAARAVVMYDIRESDPFAVELAVVLQKQAHEIHGAVSYLKVAKGMEQHLLDIQRLENDADDVYFRAMANLFKNSTDAIRVIKWKEIYEILENGTDRCESVGNIIESIILKHN, encoded by the coding sequence ATGACAGAAAAGATACAGGAAGCTGCGGCTGTCCTGGTCGAACTCATGAGCGGACAATATGAGAATTTCGATGTCCTGTCGAAAAAGATCAAGAATATTGAGCACGAATGTGATGAACTCAATCACAGCATCACGACAAAGCTGAACAAATCGTTCATTACGCCATTCGATCGCGAAGATATCTATACGCTTTCGGTTGCGCTCGATGACGTCTGTGATTACATTGACGCGGCGGCTCGGGCGGTTGTGATGTATGACATTCGCGAGTCAGATCCTTTCGCCGTTGAACTCGCGGTCGTACTGCAGAAACAGGCCCATGAGATCCATGGAGCTGTCTCCTACCTCAAAGTCGCAAAAGGCATGGAGCAGCATTTGCTTGACATCCAGCGTCTCGAAAACGATGCGGACGATGTCTATTTCCGGGCAATGGCGAATCTCTTTAAGAATTCAACCGACGCGATCCGGGTGATCAAATGGAAGGAGATCTACGAAATTCTCGAAAACGGCACCGACCGCTGCGAGAGTGTCGGCAACATCATCGAGAGCATTATTCTCAAGCACAACTAG
- the phoU gene encoding phosphate signaling complex protein PhoU — translation MSEHTHASSFEPYPESFGAFAVDTMNTSEKIAQLDLLRDKILLLGGKTEEAVDRAVRSLTERDTDLARSVCANDELIDQMELEIDRLCVDILASQRPTEHDLRLVVSVAKITPILERIADHASSIAEAAIILNNEPQIDSYVDFSMMAEIAARMLSEALNAFTSEDSAASREIIARDLTLDKCYGRVFDGLIQTMARNSAAANGAARLLFVAKHIERIGDYVKDICELNVYLTEAVFIKHSSR, via the coding sequence ATGAGCGAACATACGCATGCGTCATCGTTTGAGCCATACCCGGAATCTTTCGGCGCCTTCGCCGTTGATACGATGAACACCAGCGAAAAAATAGCCCAGCTCGACCTGCTTCGCGATAAGATCCTGCTGCTTGGCGGCAAGACCGAGGAAGCGGTTGATCGGGCCGTACGCTCGCTGACCGAGCGCGATACGGATCTCGCACGCAGCGTTTGTGCAAATGACGAGCTGATCGATCAGATGGAGCTCGAGATCGACCGATTGTGCGTTGATATTCTGGCTTCCCAGCGTCCGACCGAGCATGACCTGCGGCTTGTAGTTTCGGTCGCGAAGATCACGCCGATCCTCGAGCGTATCGCCGATCATGCCTCAAGCATCGCCGAAGCCGCAATAATCCTTAATAACGAACCGCAGATCGACAGTTACGTCGATTTTTCGATGATGGCCGAGATCGCTGCAAGAATGCTAAGCGAGGCCCTCAATGCGTTCACGTCAGAAGATTCGGCCGCATCGCGTGAGATCATTGCTCGAGACCTGACGCTCGATAAATGCTACGGCCGCGTTTTTGATGGTCTGATCCAGACGATGGCAAGAAATTCTGCTGCCGCAAATGGTGCCGCGCGTCTGCTCTTCGTTGCGAAACACATTGAGCGTATCGGCGATTATGTAAAAGATATTTGCGAACTGAATGTATACCTGACCGAGGCGGTATTTATAAAACACAGTTCGCGCTAG
- a CDS encoding M48 family metalloprotease, producing the protein MNRQNFVKRITVAAMVATMWIVPVAAIAQQTQIVAPKNKYKVSEDVKLGSEASREVEKQFPLINDSDAQAYIERVGSRLVASIPRQFNEPAFNYRFKWVNASDINAFALPGGPMYINRGMIEAAKNEGEMAGVMAHEISHVALRHATAQATKQSSAKNTLGTIGLILGGAILGGQAGAQAGAMAAAVWQAKYSREYESQADMLGAKIMADAGYDPRDLANMFRTIEQQGGGGGPEWMSSHPNPGNRFEAINREAQYLRVSGNPIKITRDFERTQAKFRAMPPARTMAEITKSGSGQPTENPTASGKYSNNVPNPSTRLRAYSGVEWLRISVPSNWQDFSGQDGSQFAPQGAFGDQGITHGVMVGVYQGQGSSLRSKSQAYVDETLQGNSYLRQNGSLVSRNLGGRNGYTTQMSGRSPVTGRTEVVTVYTTQLRNGQLFYLVTVVPSDESYNYNNAFRNILNSVQLSD; encoded by the coding sequence ATGAATAGACAAAATTTTGTCAAGAGAATTACCGTCGCGGCAATGGTCGCGACAATGTGGATCGTGCCTGTTGCGGCTATTGCCCAGCAGACGCAGATCGTTGCGCCGAAGAATAAATACAAGGTTTCGGAGGATGTAAAGCTCGGCAGCGAGGCCTCGCGTGAGGTCGAGAAGCAGTTTCCGCTGATCAACGATTCCGATGCCCAGGCGTATATCGAACGCGTTGGGAGCCGCCTGGTTGCCTCGATCCCGCGCCAGTTCAATGAGCCGGCATTCAATTATCGATTCAAATGGGTCAATGCGAGCGATATCAACGCATTTGCCCTGCCCGGCGGCCCAATGTACATCAACCGCGGAATGATCGAGGCAGCCAAAAATGAGGGCGAAATGGCCGGCGTCATGGCCCATGAGATCAGTCACGTAGCCCTTCGGCACGCGACCGCTCAGGCAACGAAACAGTCCAGCGCAAAGAATACATTAGGTACGATCGGCCTCATTCTGGGCGGAGCTATTCTCGGTGGCCAAGCCGGAGCGCAGGCCGGTGCAATGGCTGCTGCCGTTTGGCAAGCCAAATACAGCCGTGAATACGAATCTCAAGCCGACATGCTCGGTGCAAAGATCATGGCGGATGCCGGTTATGATCCGCGGGATCTGGCAAACATGTTTCGCACGATCGAGCAGCAAGGCGGTGGCGGCGGGCCGGAATGGATGAGCAGCCATCCGAATCCGGGCAACCGTTTTGAGGCGATCAACCGCGAAGCCCAGTATTTGCGTGTATCGGGAAATCCGATCAAGATCACCCGCGATTTCGAGCGGACACAGGCGAAATTCCGTGCTATGCCGCCCGCGAGAACAATGGCCGAGATAACCAAGAGCGGCTCTGGACAACCTACTGAAAATCCAACCGCATCCGGCAAATATTCTAATAATGTGCCGAATCCTTCGACCCGTCTTCGTGCATATTCGGGCGTAGAATGGCTGCGGATCAGTGTCCCGAGCAATTGGCAGGATTTCAGCGGCCAAGATGGATCTCAGTTTGCGCCGCAAGGTGCGTTCGGCGATCAGGGAATAACTCACGGCGTAATGGTCGGCGTCTATCAGGGCCAGGGCTCGAGCCTTCGCAGCAAGTCGCAGGCGTACGTTGACGAGACGCTGCAGGGCAATTCTTACCTGCGGCAGAATGGCAGCCTCGTTAGCCGCAATCTTGGCGGGCGAAATGGTTACACTACGCAGATGTCGGGACGTTCGCCTGTGACGGGACGAACTGAGGTCGTTACGGTTTACACTACACAGCTCAGAAACGGCCAGTTGTTCTACCTCGTGACCGTTGTTCCGAGCGATGAGTCATACAACTACAACAACGCGTTCAGAAATATCCTCAATTCTGTTCAACTTAGCGATTAA
- a CDS encoding c-type cytochrome, which produces MQKMLKVTAVLGFAAAGVFVFSTSNARAIAAASPAESLESSRSLYRTHCASCHGNDGRSNTEKGRKLEADDISGTTDSIEKISRMIANGKGDMPGFKKKLTAAQIKSIANYVKTL; this is translated from the coding sequence ATGCAGAAGATGTTGAAAGTTACAGCGGTTTTGGGCTTTGCCGCCGCCGGTGTTTTTGTTTTTTCCACGAGTAATGCACGGGCTATCGCGGCCGCTTCGCCGGCGGAATCGCTGGAATCGTCCCGTTCGCTTTATCGTACGCACTGCGCGAGCTGCCACGGCAATGACGGGCGTTCAAATACCGAAAAGGGCCGCAAGCTCGAGGCAGACGACATTAGCGGCACCACCGACAGCATCGAAAAGATATCGCGGATGATCGCCAACGGAAAGGGCGACATGCCCGGCTTCAAGAAGAAGCTGACCGCCGCCCAGATAAAATCGATCGCGAATTACGTTAAAACCCTTTAA
- a CDS encoding ATP-dependent helicase: MKKYVVKRDKNSLPEKLTRYRAELNDEQFAVVTAQPKAALVVAGAGTGKTRAITYRVAYLIEHGVSPQRILLATFTNRASKEMLRRVESLTGSQNVHRVWGGTFHRIANQILRRHAVSIGFDSNYSILDSEDANDFISVCIDEASIDTKAKRFPKPDVIQGIISYANNTDLPIENVIVGKYPYFEPLTDEIKRIDLIYQARKQERNVMDYDDLLINVKRLLIEKEEIHALYADQFQHILVDEYQDTNRLQAEIIDLLAVKHRNVMVVGDDAQSIFAWRGAEFTNIYEFPKRYPEAALYKLETNYRSTPEILGLANTSISHNRKQFPKMLTAVKRSRDLKPAMVPCSDVEQQSAFVASRILELREEGINLEDIAVMYRSHYHSIELQLELTRRNIPYRIQSGVRFFEQAHIKDVISYLRVIVNPRDELAWKRILKMVPGVGNATANRVFEAIVTTGPRPNELAINPAAGNADAEAASLRAGTLALESIRAVGGRFAASQPWKSFVVLLELLSSQENRDNPSKQIELILTHGYEQYLQENYENAEARIEDLKGLGAYATRYKTTDEFLSELALLSTERFKEPQPLVGEEIVSGGDEDELLTLTSVHQAKGLEWKAVFLIWAAEGKFPSPRSLREIDSEEEERRLWYVAITRAKDELYLTYPLLMTDYNRQTVLQKPSRFITECPAVLYEIWNLEEEASVFDAPVEIGEKRHEYLN, encoded by the coding sequence ATGAAAAAATACGTCGTAAAACGCGATAAGAATTCGCTGCCCGAAAAGCTCACGCGCTACCGCGCTGAACTGAATGACGAGCAGTTTGCGGTCGTAACGGCGCAGCCTAAGGCAGCCTTGGTGGTCGCGGGTGCGGGCACGGGCAAGACGCGGGCGATCACCTATCGGGTGGCGTATCTGATCGAGCACGGCGTTTCGCCGCAGCGGATTCTGCTCGCGACGTTTACTAATCGTGCCTCGAAAGAGATGCTGCGGCGGGTTGAATCGCTCACGGGTTCGCAGAACGTTCATCGCGTCTGGGGTGGGACGTTTCACCGGATCGCGAATCAGATCCTGCGGCGGCACGCGGTCAGCATCGGGTTTGATTCTAATTATTCGATCCTCGACAGCGAAGACGCGAACGATTTTATCAGCGTTTGTATCGACGAAGCCTCGATCGATACCAAAGCAAAACGCTTCCCAAAACCCGACGTCATCCAGGGCATCATCTCGTACGCAAACAACACCGACCTGCCGATCGAAAATGTCATCGTCGGAAAATACCCGTATTTCGAACCGCTTACGGATGAGATCAAACGCATCGATCTGATCTATCAAGCCCGTAAACAAGAGCGGAATGTGATGGATTACGATGATCTGCTGATCAACGTAAAACGCCTGTTGATCGAAAAAGAGGAGATCCACGCCCTTTACGCAGATCAATTCCAACACATTCTGGTCGACGAATATCAGGACACCAACCGCCTCCAAGCCGAGATCATCGACCTGCTCGCCGTCAAACACCGCAACGTCATGGTCGTCGGCGACGATGCCCAATCGATCTTCGCGTGGCGTGGTGCGGAATTTACGAATATCTACGAATTTCCCAAACGCTATCCCGAGGCCGCTCTTTACAAGCTGGAAACAAACTACCGCTCGACACCCGAGATCCTCGGCCTCGCAAACACCTCGATCTCGCACAACCGCAAGCAATTCCCAAAGATGCTGACGGCGGTCAAGCGTTCGCGTGATCTCAAACCGGCGATGGTGCCGTGCAGCGATGTCGAGCAGCAATCGGCGTTCGTAGCCTCGCGAATTTTGGAGCTTCGCGAAGAAGGAATCAATCTCGAAGACATCGCCGTCATGTACCGCTCGCATTACCATTCGATCGAGCTGCAATTGGAGCTGACGAGACGAAACATCCCATACCGCATCCAATCAGGCGTGCGGTTTTTCGAGCAGGCACATATAAAGGACGTCATCTCGTACCTGCGCGTGATCGTTAACCCGCGAGACGAACTGGCGTGGAAGCGAATATTAAAGATGGTTCCCGGCGTCGGGAATGCGACGGCCAATCGTGTGTTCGAGGCGATCGTAACGACTGGGCCACGACCGAACGAGCTTGCCATTAATCCAGCGGCCGGAAACGCTGACGCCGAAGCAGCGTCGCTGCGGGCGGGAACGCTTGCTCTCGAATCGATCCGAGCTGTTGGAGGCCGTTTTGCGGCGAGCCAGCCGTGGAAATCCTTCGTCGTCCTGCTCGAACTACTTTCAAGCCAGGAAAATCGTGACAACCCTTCGAAACAGATCGAGCTGATCCTGACCCACGGTTACGAGCAGTATTTACAGGAAAACTACGAAAACGCCGAGGCACGCATTGAGGATCTAAAAGGCCTCGGGGCGTATGCAACACGCTACAAAACGACCGACGAATTCCTCTCCGAACTCGCCCTGCTATCGACCGAGCGATTCAAAGAGCCGCAGCCGCTCGTCGGCGAAGAGATCGTCTCAGGCGGCGACGAAGACGAACTGCTCACGCTCACCAGCGTCCATCAGGCAAAGGGCCTCGAGTGGAAAGCCGTCTTCCTCATCTGGGCCGCCGAAGGCAAATTCCCTTCGCCTCGCTCGCTTCGCGAGATCGACAGCGAAGAAGAAGAACGCCGCCTCTGGTACGTCGCTATCACGCGTGCCAAGGACGAGCTTTACCTCACATATCCGCTGCTCATGACCGACTACAACCGGCAAACGGTTCTCCAAAAACCGTCCCGCTTCATCACAGAATGCCCTGCGGTTTTGTACGAGATCTGGAATCTGGAAGAGGAAGCTTCGGTATTTGATGCTCCGGTGGAGATAGGCGAGAAGAGGCATGAGTATCTGAATTAA
- a CDS encoding type II toxin-antitoxin system mRNA interferase toxin, RelE/StbE family — protein MWKILEHRDIRKAARKLPPQVVEKYEVWKELIYRHGPEKLREFPGFHDEKLKGEREGERSSRLSLQYRVIYSVENDVVTVFVLEITPHKY, from the coding sequence ATGTGGAAGATACTTGAGCATCGTGATATTCGAAAAGCCGCGAGGAAATTGCCTCCGCAGGTAGTTGAGAAATATGAAGTCTGGAAAGAACTTATATACCGTCATGGACCCGAGAAACTTCGTGAATTCCCGGGCTTTCACGATGAGAAACTCAAAGGCGAGCGGGAAGGTGAGCGGTCTTCACGACTTAGCCTCCAATACCGGGTCATATACTCAGTTGAGAATGACGTTGTAACCGTCTTCGTACTTGAGATCACTCCGCACAAATATTAG
- a CDS encoding helix-turn-helix transcriptional regulator has translation MKNKDFIPAEPHISLSTGRVIQILREMKGWTQQELCNRSGISITNLSLLENNKVSIGKRRGEQLAKAFDVHPAIIVFPEYEAEWIRRAA, from the coding sequence ATGAAAAACAAGGATTTTATACCCGCCGAACCGCATATCTCTTTATCTACGGGCCGTGTTATTCAGATCCTTAGAGAAATGAAAGGGTGGACGCAGCAGGAGCTGTGTAACCGTTCGGGCATCAGCATTACTAATCTGAGCCTGCTCGAAAATAACAAGGTCTCGATCGGCAAACGTCGAGGTGAGCAACTAGCAAAAGCCTTTGACGTTCATCCTGCGATCATCGTGTTTCCGGAATACGAGGCGGAATGGATCCGCAGAGCTGCGTAA
- a CDS encoding agmatine deiminase family protein, translated as MSSNELTNSPASLGFCMPAEWEPHEAVWLGWPHNGSDWPGKIAAIHFVYGEIVRRIAESETARIIVNDAKHEAKARGILNKIGVSPEMVEFFQIPSNRGWTRDFGPIFVKNETETAIAGFKFNAWAKYDDHELDSEIAKKLAKKLKKQYFPIKHDGKPFVLEGGAIDVNGKGDLLTTEECLLDQEVQVRNPGLSKIEIEQVLAESLGATNVLWLNKGIAGDDTHGHIDDLCRFVDAKTVVLCRESNPKDANYALLEENRERLEGFRLQNRSKINIEFLPMPEPLHYRGQRLPASYANFLITNSSVLVPTFNDANDRIALNRLAELFPKRKVIGIHAVDLVWGLGTLHCLSQQQPA; from the coding sequence ATGTCCTCAAACGAACTAACAAACTCGCCCGCCTCGCTCGGCTTTTGCATGCCCGCCGAATGGGAGCCGCACGAGGCGGTCTGGCTTGGTTGGCCGCACAACGGTTCCGATTGGCCGGGGAAGATCGCGGCGATCCATTTTGTCTACGGCGAGATCGTTCGGCGGATCGCGGAGAGTGAGACGGCGCGTATCATCGTCAACGACGCGAAACATGAGGCTAAAGCTCGCGGCATTTTGAACAAGATCGGCGTTTCGCCCGAGATGGTCGAGTTCTTCCAGATCCCGTCGAACCGCGGCTGGACGCGCGATTTTGGGCCGATCTTTGTAAAGAATGAGACGGAAACCGCGATCGCCGGATTCAAATTCAACGCCTGGGCAAAATACGACGATCACGAACTCGATTCGGAGATAGCCAAAAAGCTCGCCAAAAAACTTAAGAAGCAATATTTCCCGATAAAGCACGACGGCAAACCCTTCGTTCTCGAAGGCGGTGCCATCGACGTCAATGGCAAAGGCGATCTTTTGACCACGGAAGAATGTTTGCTGGATCAGGAAGTGCAGGTCCGAAATCCGGGATTATCAAAGATTGAAATTGAGCAGGTTTTAGCGGAAAGCCTCGGCGCGACGAACGTGCTCTGGCTAAACAAAGGCATCGCAGGCGATGACACGCACGGTCACATAGACGACCTGTGCCGCTTCGTCGATGCCAAAACCGTGGTTCTCTGTCGTGAATCAAATCCAAAGGATGCCAACTACGCTTTACTCGAAGAAAACCGCGAACGCCTCGAAGGCTTTCGCCTACAAAACCGTTCAAAGATCAACATCGAGTTCCTGCCAATGCCCGAGCCGCTCCACTATCGCGGCCAACGCCTGCCGGCAAGCTACGCAAACTTTCTGATAACCAACTCATCCGTCCTAGTCCCAACTTTCAACGACGCCAACGACCGCATTGCCTTAAATAGACTCGCCGAGCTCTTCCCCAAACGAAAAGTCATCGGCATCCACGCCGTCGATCTCGTCTGGGGCCTCGGAACGCTGCATTGTTTATCTCAGCAGCAACCCGCGTAA
- a CDS encoding carbon-nitrogen hydrolase, translating into MQKREKYKVGLVQMSMGEDVDANLKKAVEFVREAAANGAKIICLPEMFRSMYFCQSEDHSQFDLAESIPGPSTNALAKVADEFGVTVIAPIFEERALGLYHNSLVIIKPHKEVAGVYRKMHIPDDPAYYEKFYFTPGDMGFKAFDTDFGRIGTLICWDQWYPEGARLTALRGAEILFYPTAIGWHPDEKAEFGHQQQDAWRTIQRSHSIANGVYVAGVNRVGHEIMIDGTPGIEFWGHTFLSDPFGVIVAEATDESEQIVYGEVDPSRIQEIRRHWPFLRDRRIDEYGDITKRFID; encoded by the coding sequence ATGCAAAAGCGTGAGAAATACAAGGTCGGGCTTGTTCAGATGTCGATGGGTGAGGATGTCGATGCCAACCTGAAAAAGGCAGTCGAATTTGTCCGCGAGGCGGCCGCGAACGGTGCAAAGATCATCTGTCTGCCCGAGATGTTTCGGTCGATGTATTTTTGCCAGTCGGAGGATCACAGCCAGTTTGACCTTGCGGAATCGATCCCGGGGCCGTCGACAAATGCGTTGGCAAAGGTCGCGGACGAATTCGGCGTTACGGTTATCGCCCCGATATTCGAGGAACGAGCACTCGGCCTCTACCACAACAGCCTCGTCATCATAAAACCTCACAAAGAGGTCGCCGGCGTCTATCGCAAGATGCACATTCCGGACGACCCTGCATACTATGAAAAGTTTTACTTCACGCCGGGCGATATGGGTTTTAAGGCGTTCGACACCGACTTCGGCCGTATCGGCACGCTGATCTGCTGGGACCAATGGTACCCCGAAGGCGCGAGGCTGACGGCGCTTCGCGGGGCTGAGATCTTGTTTTATCCGACGGCGATCGGCTGGCATCCTGACGAAAAGGCTGAATTCGGCCACCAACAGCAAGATGCGTGGCGGACGATCCAACGTTCACACTCGATCGCCAACGGAGTTTACGTCGCCGGTGTAAACCGCGTCGGCCACGAGATCATGATCGACGGGACGCCGGGAATCGAATTCTGGGGCCACACCTTCCTCAGCGATCCGTTCGGCGTCATCGTCGCTGAAGCCACCGACGAATCCGAACAGATCGTCTATGGCGAGGTCGACCCGTCCCGAATCCAGGAGATCCGCCGCCACTGGCCGTTTTTGCGTGATCGGCGGATCGATGAGTATGGGGATATTACGAAGAGGTTCATCGACTGA